The proteins below come from a single Spiroplasma endosymbiont of Atherix ibis genomic window:
- a CDS encoding phosphoglycerate kinase: MKKTFNNIQVSGKTVLVRVDFNVPLKDGVITDDNRVRAALPTINYLTEKGAKVVLLSHLSRIKEEADKAKKSLAPVAKKLEELLGKTIKFVPQTRGVELESAIKSLNAGEILLIENTRFEDIQNGEVVKYESKNDSQLGKYWASLGNIFVNDAFGTAHRAHASNVGIASNIAESCLGFLVEKELEMLSKGIDKPEHPFVAIIGGAKVSDKIGVIDNLLEKADKIIIGGGMAYTFFKAQNHSIGKSLCEEDKVSLAKEYLDKANGKIILPIDSACNTDFKDSNPTITGIDLPDDLMGLDIGPKSIELFKSILKDAKTVAWNGPMGVFEFEHYNKGTLAVCEAIANLKNSFTLIGGGDSAAAAIQLGFKDKFTHISTGGGASLEYMEGKKLPGVEAIQNK; encoded by the coding sequence CTTTAAAAGATGGAGTTATTACTGATGATAATCGTGTTAGAGCAGCACTTCCAACTATTAATTACTTAACAGAAAAGGGAGCAAAAGTTGTTTTACTTTCACATTTAAGTAGAATTAAAGAAGAAGCTGATAAAGCTAAAAAAAGTTTAGCACCAGTTGCTAAAAAATTAGAAGAGTTGTTAGGAAAAACAATTAAATTTGTTCCTCAAACTAGAGGAGTAGAACTAGAATCAGCAATTAAAAGTTTAAATGCTGGAGAAATTCTTTTAATTGAAAATACTCGTTTTGAAGATATTCAAAATGGAGAAGTTGTTAAATATGAATCAAAAAATGATTCACAATTAGGAAAATATTGAGCTAGTTTAGGTAATATATTTGTAAATGATGCATTTGGAACTGCTCATAGAGCTCATGCTTCAAATGTGGGAATTGCTTCAAATATAGCAGAAAGTTGTTTAGGATTTTTAGTTGAAAAAGAATTAGAAATGTTATCAAAAGGAATAGATAAACCAGAACATCCATTTGTGGCAATTATTGGTGGAGCAAAAGTTTCTGATAAAATTGGAGTTATTGATAATTTATTAGAAAAAGCTGACAAAATTATAATTGGTGGGGGAATGGCATATACTTTCTTTAAGGCACAAAATCATAGTATTGGTAAATCATTATGTGAAGAAGATAAAGTTTCTTTAGCTAAAGAATATTTAGATAAAGCTAATGGAAAAATTATTTTACCAATTGATTCAGCATGTAATACAGATTTTAAAGATAGTAATCCAACAATTACAGGAATTGATTTACCAGATGACTTAATGGGATTAGATATCGGTCCTAAATCAATTGAATTATTTAAATCAATTTTAAAAGATGCAAAAACAGTAGCTTGAAATGGACCAATGGGAGTATTTGAATTTGAACATTATAATAAAGGTACATTAGCTGTTTGTGAAGCTATTGCAAACTTAAAAAATTCATTTACTTTAATTGGTGGGGGAGATTCAGCTGCAGCTGCAATTCAATTAGGATTTAAAGATAAATTTACTCATATTTCAACAGGTGGGGGAGCTTCATTAGAATATATGGAAGGTAAAAAACTACCAGGTGTTGAAGCAATTCAAAATAAATAA